A single window of Mugil cephalus isolate CIBA_MC_2020 chromosome 1, CIBA_Mcephalus_1.1, whole genome shotgun sequence DNA harbors:
- the LOC125022129 gene encoding dual specificity protein phosphatase 7-like produces the protein MDYDTDSDMSNVTPSKSVEWLQLELESGGASLLLLDCRSHELYESSHIESAINLAIPGLLLRRFKKGNLPIRTIIPNHEDKDKFMSRCKTDTVVLYDESSVDWQDGGGGGPVSVLGALLQKLWEDGCNAYYLEGGFVKFHTECPERCETLLDSSCPSSSPPMSVLGIGNLRISSDCSDGESDREPISATESEESPIPSNQPAFPVEILPYLYLGCAKDSSNLDVLGRYNIKYILNITPNLPNKFEHDDHFRYKQIPISDHWSENLSQFFPEAISFIDEARSKQCGILVHCLAGISRSVTVTVAYLMQRLNLSLNDAYDFVKRKKSNISPNFNFMGQLLDFERTLGLHSPCDNRSTSEEQLFFTTPTNHNVFQLDRLEST, from the exons ATGGACTATGATACTGACTCCGACATGTCTAACGTGACGCCGAGTAAAAGCGTGGAATGGCTGCAACTCGAGCTGGAGTCCGGGGGCGCTTCTCTGCTCCTGCTGGACTGCCGCTCACATGAGCTCTACGAGTCATCCCACATAGAGAGCGCCATAAACCTGGCCATACCGGGGCTTCTGCTGCGGAGGTTCAAGAAGGGCAACCTGCCCATCCGGACCATCATCCCCAACCACGAGGACAAGGACAAGTTCATGAGTCGCTGCAAGACGGACACGGTGGTCCTGTACGACGAGAGCTCCGTGGACTGGCAGGACGGCGGCGGAGGAGGTCCCGTGTCCGTTCTGGGTGCACTTCTCCAGAAGCTGTGGGAAGACGGCTGTAACGCGTACTACCTGGAAG GTGGGTTTGTAAAGTTCCACACAGAGTGCCCAGAGCGCTGTGAGACCCTCCTGGACAGCTCCTGCCCCAGCTCCTCTCCCCCGATGTCCGTTCTGGGCATCGGGAACCTCAGGATCAGCTCCGATTGTTCCGACGGGGAGTCCGATCGAGAGCCCATCAGCGCCACGGAGTCCGAGGAGAGCCCCATCCCCAGCAATCAGCCCGCCTTCCCCGTCGAAATCCTACCCTACCTTTACCTTGGCTGCGCCAAAGACTCCTCTAACCTTGACGTGCTGGGCCGCTACAACATCAAGTACATCCTGAACATCACGCCCAATCTTCCCAACAAGTTCGAGCACGACGACCACTTCAGGTACAAGCAGATCCCCATTTCGGACCACTGGAGTGAGAACCTGTCCCAGTTCTTTCCAGAAGCGATATCATTTATAG ACGAGGCTCGGTCAAAGCAGTGCGGTATCCTGGTCCACTGCCTGGCCGGCATCAGCCGCTCAGTCACCGTCACCGTGGCCTACCTGATGCAGAGACTCAACCTTTCCCTGAACGACGCCTACGACTTTGTCAAGAGGAAGAAGTCTAACATTTCACCGAACTTCAACTTCATGGGTCAGCTCTTGGACTTTGAGAGGACGCTGGGGCTGCACAGTCCCTGTGACAACCGCTCGACCAGCGAGGAGCAGCTCTTCTTCACCACACCTACGAATCACAACGTCTTCCAGCTGGACCGGCTCGAGTCCACATGA